A genomic stretch from Lathyrus oleraceus cultivar Zhongwan6 chromosome 2, CAAS_Psat_ZW6_1.0, whole genome shotgun sequence includes:
- the LOC127120626 gene encoding proteasome subunit beta type-2-A, with translation MECVFGLVGNDFAIVVADSSAVHSILVHKSNEDKIMFLDSHKLIAASGEPGDRVQFTEYVQKNVALYQFRNGIPLTTAAAANFTRGELATALRKNPYSVNILLAGYDKDIGPSLYYIDYIATLHKLEKGAFGYGSYFSLSMMDRHFHSGMSVEEAIDLVDKCIMEIRLRLVVAPPNFVIKIVDKDGAREYAWRESVKDVSAPSAE, from the exons ATGGAGTGCGTATTCGGATTAGTAGGTAATGACTTCGCTATTGTGGTGGCAGATTCATCAGCAGTACACAGCATCCTCGTACACAAATCCAATGAAGACAAGATCATGTTCCTCGATTCCCATAAACTCATTGCTGCTAGTGGCGAACCCGGTGACAG GGTTCAGTTTACTGAGTATGTTCAAAAGAACGTTGCTTTGTATCAGTTCCGTAATGGGATCCCTCTCACCACTGCCGCCGCCGCTAATTTCACTCGTGGCGAGCTCGCCACCGCTCTCCGCAAG AACCCTTACTCTGTGAACATCCTTCTTGCTGGTTATGACAAAGATATAGGCCCATCACTATACTACATCGACTACATTGCAACACTTCACAAGCTCGAAAAGGGAGCATTTGGTTACGGTTCCTATTTCTCACTGTCAATGATGGACAGACACTTCCATAGCGGAATGTCCGTGGAAGAAGCAATCGATCTTGTTGATAAGTGCATTATGGAAATCAGATTAAGGTTGGTTGTCGCACCTCCAAACTTTGTTATCAAGATTGTTGACAAGGATGGTGCAAGAGAGTACGCGTGGCGTGAATCAGTCAAGGACGTGTCTGCACCTTCAGCCGAGTAA
- the LOC127120625 gene encoding phosphatidylinositol/phosphatidylcholine transfer protein SFH11, producing MSTLPRTKCERDRDITITRSDIKDESSSSVKGSKFKSGSSGGITKSIHPPIESHWDLPTPKGKKRASFSIKSMLSYPLMKFGRSKSMEMVLGGTHDPNDEKIVESFREMLSQEGLLPPKHNDYHTLLRFLRMNDFDMTISKDMFLNYLKWRKEFRVDMIHKEFKFTEYTEVKKCYPHGYHGVDKCGRPVYIERLGMIDVNKLWQVTTHERFIKHHVLEQEKTLRVRYPACSLAAKRHIASTTSILDVKGIGMSNFSKPARYLFMEIQKIDSSYYPETLNKLFIVNAGSGFKILWKAVKAFLSERTVAKIQVLGPDYPSVLLEAIDPSNLPTFLGGNCICSDYGGCLMSDQGPWKNQEFLEMIQTVSLTEETDGACENNNVVSEGFLMHKKVDMKNKDDVRTDLPCRLALQKIDCLEDSLGDIKNKIKTLEDALQETKMALKEIGQHIEQQKM from the exons ATGAGTACTCTTCCGAGGACGAAGTGTGAAAGAGACAGAGATATTACGATAACAAGAAGTGATATAAAAGATGAATCATCTTCTAGTGTTAAGGGGTCGAAGTTTAAGTCTGGTAGTAGTGGTGGCATAACCAAATCAATTCATCCTCCGATTGAATCGCATTGGGACCTTCCTACaccaaaaggaaagaaaagaGCTTCCTTCTCCATCAAGTCAATGCTGTCTTACCCTCTTATGAAATTTGGAAGGAGTAAAAGTATGGAAATGGTTCTAGGAGGAACTCATGATCCAAACGATGAAAAAATCGTTGAGAGTTTTCGTGAAATGCTTTCTCAAGAGGGGTTATTACCACCTAAACACAATGACTATCATACTCTTCTAAG GTTTCTGCGCATGAATGATTTTGATATGACAATATCCAAAGATATGTTTCTCAATTATCTTAAATGGCGAAAGGAATTTCGAGTCGACATGATTCATAAG GAATTCAAATTCACAGAATACACAGAAGTGAAGAAATGCTACCCTCATGGATACCATGGAGTTGATAAATGTGGCAGACCTGTGTATATAGAAAGACTTGGGATGATTGATGTTAACAAACTGTGGCAAGTAACAACACATGAAAGGTTTATAAAACATCATGTGTTAGAACAAGAGAAAACGCTACGAGTACGATACCCTGCATGTTCATTAGCAGCTAAAAGACACATAGCATCCACCACAAGCATCTTGGATGTCAAGGGAATA GGAATGTCGAATTTCTCAAAGCCCGCAAGGTACTTGTTTATGGAAATTCAGAAGATCGATAGCAGTTACTATCCTGAG ACTCTAAATAAACTCTTCATTGTTAATGCTGGTTCTGGATTCAAGATATTGTGGAAAGCAGTGAAGGCATTCCTAAGCGAACGCACAGTAGCGAAAATTCAA GTTTTGGGTCCTGATTATCCTAGTGTGCTGCTAGAGGCTATTGATCCAAG TAACTTGCCAACTTTTTTGGGTGGTAATTGCATATGTTCTGATTACGGAGGTTGCTTGATGAGTGATCAAGGTCCATGGAAAAATCAAGAGTTCTTAGAAATGATTCAG ACAGTTTCTTTAACAGAAGAAACCGACGGTGCGTGCGAAAACAACAATGTGGTTTCAGAAGGATTCTTGATGCACAAAAAG GTTGACATGAAAAACAAAGACGATGTTAGAACAGATCTACCATGTAGGTTAGCATTACAAAAAATCGATTGCCTTGAAGATAGTCTGGGAGACATCAAGAAT AAAATCAAGACACTGGAAGATGCACTTCAAGAAACTAAGATG gCATTGAAAGAAATTGGACAACATATAGAACAACAGAAAATGTGA